The genomic stretch GAAGATCATGGGCACGAAGTTCGGCGCCACCAGCGGCATGCCGCTGCTCGTCGCCGTCCGCTCCGGTGCGCGTGACTCCATGCCGGGCATGATGGACACGATCCTCAACCTCGGCCTCAACGACCAAACGGTCGTCGCCCTAGAGAACACGACCAACAACCCCCGCTTCGCGTGGGACTGCTACCGCCGTTTCATTCAGATGTACGGCGACGTCGTCCTCGGCGTGCAGAAGCGCGAAGGCGAAGATCACGAGCCGTTCGAGACGGTCATCCACGCCTTCAAGCACGAACGCTACCACGAGGACATCGAAGACTCGAAGCTCACGGCCGACGACCAGAAGGAGCTCGTCAAGCGCTTCAAGGACCTCGTGAAGGAACGCACCGGTAAGGTGTTCCCCAACGATCCGTGGGACCAACTCCGTGGCGCCGCCGGTGCCGTCTTCGGTTCGTGGATGAACGACCGCGCCATCGTCTATCGCCGCAAGTACAACATCCCGTCCGAATGGGGCACCGCGGTGAACGTCCAGGCCATGGTGTTCGGCAACACCGGTGAGAACTCCGGCTCCGGCGTCGCGTTCACGCGCAACCCCGCCAACGGTACCAACGAGTTCTACGGCGAGTTCCTGGTCAACGCTCAGGGCGAAGACGTCGTCGCCGGCGTCCGCACCCCCGAGCCTGTGATCAAGCTCAAGGACGTCATGCCCAAGAGCTACGCCGAGCTCCTCCAGGTCCGCAAGACGCTCGAGAAGCACTTCAAGGACGTGCAGGACATCGAATTCACGATCCAGGAAGGCAAGCTGTTCATGCTCCAGACGCGCAACGGCAAGCGCACCGCCGCCGCCGCGCTCAAGTTCTCCATCGATATGGTGAAGGAGAAGTTGATCGACTGGCAGACCGCCGTTTTGCGCAACCCGGCCGATCAGCTCGAGCAGCTCCTCGCCCCCATCTTCGACCTCGCCGAGGTCAAGAAGGCCAAGGTCATCGCCACCGGTCTCCCCGCCGGTCCCGGTGCCGCCACCGGCCGGATCTACTTCAACGCCGACCGCGCCGTGGTCGCCGCCGAGAAGGGCGAAAAGGTCCTCCTCGTCCGCGTGGAAACCTCGCCCGAGGATCTCCGCGGCATGATCGCCGCCGAAGGCATCCTCACCGCACGCGGTGGCGTCTCCTCCCACGCCGCGCTCGTCGCCCGTCAGATGGGCAAGGTCTGCGTCTGCGGTGCCGCCGCCGTCGCGATCGACTACGACAAGAAGACCGCCACGATCGCCGGCCAGACGTTCGGCGAAGGCGACTACCTCTCCATCGACGGTACGTCCGGCACGGTCTACGCCGGCCAGATCAAGACCGCTCCCTCGGAGATCATCGCCGGTCTGCTCGACGGCGACAAAGCCGCCCAAGCGACCGAGAAATTCAAGAGCTACGCCCAGCTCATGAAGTGGTGCCAACAGGCCACCCGCATGTCCGTGCGCACCAATGCCGATACGCCCGAACAGACCCGCAACGCCATCGCGTTCGGTGCCGTCGGCATCGGCCTCACCCGCACCGAACACATGTTCTTCGAGGGCGACCGCATCGACGCGATGCGCGAGATGATCCTCGCCGAAACGGTCGAAGCCCGCAAAGCCGCCCTCGCCAAACTCCTGCCCTTCCAGCGCAGCGACTTCCTCGGCATCTTCAAGGAGCTGAAGGGCTACCCCGCCACGATCCGCTTCCTCGATCCCCCGTTGCACGAATTCCTCCCGCACACGAAGGAACAGCAGATGGATCTCGCCCGGAAGCTCGGCATCGCCGTCGAGAAGATCATGGCCCGCGTGCACGAGCTGCACGAGTTCAACCCCATGCTCGGTTTCCGTGGCTGCCGCCTCGGTATCCGCTACCCGGAGATCACCGAGATGCAGGCCCGCGCCGTGTTCGAGGCCGCCGTCGAGGCCAAGAAGGCCGGCGTGAAGGCCAATCCCGAAATCATGATCCCGCTCGTCGGCTTCAAGAA from Opitutales bacterium ASA1 encodes the following:
- the ppdK gene encoding pyruvate, phosphate dikinase, producing the protein MAVNTKAKKVAKTATKKVAAKPAAKKTASSARAAKGPKYVYTWGAGKADGDGTMKPLLGGKGANLAEMTRIGLPVPPGFTVTTEVCTYYYANKRTYPATLQAQMEAGVANMEKIMGTKFGATSGMPLLVAVRSGARDSMPGMMDTILNLGLNDQTVVALENTTNNPRFAWDCYRRFIQMYGDVVLGVQKREGEDHEPFETVIHAFKHERYHEDIEDSKLTADDQKELVKRFKDLVKERTGKVFPNDPWDQLRGAAGAVFGSWMNDRAIVYRRKYNIPSEWGTAVNVQAMVFGNTGENSGSGVAFTRNPANGTNEFYGEFLVNAQGEDVVAGVRTPEPVIKLKDVMPKSYAELLQVRKTLEKHFKDVQDIEFTIQEGKLFMLQTRNGKRTAAAALKFSIDMVKEKLIDWQTAVLRNPADQLEQLLAPIFDLAEVKKAKVIATGLPAGPGAATGRIYFNADRAVVAAEKGEKVLLVRVETSPEDLRGMIAAEGILTARGGVSSHAALVARQMGKVCVCGAAAVAIDYDKKTATIAGQTFGEGDYLSIDGTSGTVYAGQIKTAPSEIIAGLLDGDKAAQATEKFKSYAQLMKWCQQATRMSVRTNADTPEQTRNAIAFGAVGIGLTRTEHMFFEGDRIDAMREMILAETVEARKAALAKLLPFQRSDFLGIFKELKGYPATIRFLDPPLHEFLPHTKEQQMDLARKLGIAVEKIMARVHELHEFNPMLGFRGCRLGIRYPEITEMQARAVFEAAVEAKKAGVKANPEIMIPLVGFKKELDLQVEIVHATAKAVQSETKTKFSYAVGTMIEVPRGALTADEIAKTAEFFSFGTNDLTQTTLGMSRDDSGSFLPPYTEAEIVKKNPFATIDQTGVGQLMEIAIAKGRSTRPDIKLGICGEHGGDPDSVKFCHKAGLAYVSCSPYRVPVARLAAAQAAIEEARKAAASKAAPAKGKKK